In the Paenibacillus pabuli genome, one interval contains:
- a CDS encoding ABC transporter permease, giving the protein MRSNYKQFIRNIPLHLMILPGLIIIIVFGYIPMAGLSIAFQNFSPIAGFKNMNWVGFDNFRYLFDLPGFGQVVWNTVFISVMKIISGLVIPVLVALLLNEVRKTGFKRTIQTVIYMPHFFSWVILAGIIVDVLSPSSGIVNMLLKALGMEPIQFLASNDWFPYILVITDQWKEFGFGTIIYLAALTSIDKSLYEAAVMDGAGRWKQTWHITLPGIRPIVILMVTLSLGNVLNGGFDQVFNLYNPLVYESGDILDTMIYRIGLQDAQYSVSTALGLIKSVVSFIFIGLGYFLAYRFANYRIF; this is encoded by the coding sequence ATGCGTTCCAACTACAAACAATTTATCAGAAATATTCCGCTTCATCTTATGATTCTGCCAGGACTGATCATCATTATTGTATTCGGTTACATTCCGATGGCAGGACTTTCCATTGCCTTTCAAAATTTCTCTCCGATTGCCGGATTCAAAAACATGAACTGGGTAGGCTTCGATAACTTCAGATACCTGTTTGATCTTCCGGGGTTTGGCCAGGTCGTGTGGAATACGGTATTCATCTCGGTCATGAAAATAATATCCGGTCTTGTGATTCCGGTACTCGTCGCCTTGCTGCTCAACGAAGTACGCAAAACCGGATTTAAACGAACGATTCAAACGGTCATTTATATGCCTCACTTTTTTTCGTGGGTCATTCTGGCCGGCATTATCGTGGATGTGTTATCCCCGAGCAGTGGGATTGTAAATATGCTGCTCAAGGCACTCGGGATGGAGCCCATTCAATTTCTGGCCAGCAACGATTGGTTTCCGTACATACTTGTTATTACTGATCAATGGAAAGAGTTCGGTTTTGGCACCATCATTTATTTGGCAGCACTGACCAGCATTGATAAGTCTCTCTACGAAGCCGCCGTTATGGACGGGGCAGGGAGATGGAAGCAGACCTGGCATATTACGCTGCCCGGGATTCGTCCCATCGTCATTCTAATGGTAACCCTGAGTCTTGGAAACGTACTTAACGGTGGGTTTGATCAGGTGTTCAATCTGTACAACCCGCTCGTCTATGAATCTGGTGATATCCTGGATACGATGATCTATCGAATCGGTTTGCAGGATGCCCAATATTCGGTTTCTACGGCGCTTGGTCTCATTAAGTCTGTGGTTTCATTCATCTTTATCGGACTTGGTTATTTCCTGGCCTATCGGTTCGCCAATTATCGCATATTTTAG
- a CDS encoding alpha-L-arabinofuranosidase C-terminal domain-containing protein, with protein sequence MSSYQDQIIAHYKFEDANNIGKDYSGQGKDGIAAGHSVPTVAKVSGRDAATFAGGDNGRSYLQLPSDVFQNVSDKTGITVSTWVNLNKGSTVWERIFDFGKGEQGPYLFLTRQLRGTLSAEGDLVVDPGRGFATGEWMHIALSVAGTRGGTLSSAGPIVYVNGEKIADGSISQTSSGNYAKLRRWFDSFTDPANYSQNYIGRSQYAADADFAGSLSDFRIYQAGLTMDEVIEVMCESLTDEEIIKLAADKYLSFPTQIVTKNISLPVDLLGGKVKVHWQSNRPEVLSHDGEVQSMNSAQEASLNAILSKGENTLSKSFDVSVLPEELPPYTITVHGEQKVADISEVMYGLFYEDINNAADGGIYAELVQNRSFESFAFDTYSHASGECGCSTGRNRDPLFAWSGDTDKMIVQHEGGLNTHFQLDDPDANAYYVTVQDGATIRNRGFSDSNQHCAMSIRTGEQYDFTIWAKAESEGMIIVQLQDVSGAAISDSVSLHVDGGGTWKKYGVVHADVEVTNQEVVLTGTETALGQLVLTFEGEISIDMVSLIPRDVWGADPGEEGIPASAHANYKGNPNYRLRKDLVQALVDMHPKFLRFPGGCISEGSFIWDNVYDWKDSVGLVELRKENYNVWGYMMTMGLGYMEYFQLAEDLNAAPVPVMACGVLCQARSDYAHPAGGALREYYIKNFTDLIDFALSTDVEHNEWAAIRSQMGHPEPFDLRYLGVGNENWGTEFFANFEVFKSSIDDYMKLNYPDHELHIISTVGAQADDDAYQQGWKFLSGNLTGSAQVAFADGQKVIEETVTWYEKQDDYMDTIADEHYYRSNDYLLNNVDRYNYYHRVYHEDGRINWKETSKVFVGEYASTDKNTLAGAVAEAAVMTGFENNADVVRLAAYAPLFNKVLTDGTYRWTPDCIWFDDETVWYTPNYYVQRLFAKYVGDQVIGTSFKTYSKGKQVELIPHGGIEIATGNADIVVKRVTVTSNQDGSVLLSEDFREQTELSEAWGLIPGSNGCSLEAGNGLILKAQASGLNGIYLLNEEWTNYKVQVETKRLSGDDGFYVGVGLTDISPDKKDVIEYAIGYGGDATGVKVYKQGIEGYTLGDYSSSSAAGNLRAANYEALESGTDYTITVNYGGDTGKNLICSYTDGHTTSKVLDYKLEAYNREVFHSVTRDQQHVYVKLVNADSVDKATQVCIKDLKVSSAARLITLSGDQAWVHVPNVNQKNDEKVVPQEQEIGLDGESVVLQLPAYSVNVLILDL encoded by the coding sequence ATGAGCAGTTATCAGGATCAGATCATTGCACACTACAAGTTTGAGGATGCGAACAACATCGGTAAGGATTATTCTGGCCAAGGCAAGGATGGCATTGCTGCAGGTCATTCGGTACCAACGGTGGCGAAAGTGAGCGGGAGGGATGCGGCTACCTTTGCAGGTGGTGACAATGGAAGGTCTTATCTGCAGTTACCATCCGATGTATTTCAAAATGTAAGCGATAAAACAGGCATCACTGTGTCAACCTGGGTGAATCTGAACAAGGGGTCCACTGTGTGGGAACGCATTTTTGATTTCGGTAAAGGAGAACAGGGCCCCTATCTGTTTTTGACGAGACAACTAAGGGGAACGCTGTCTGCAGAAGGTGATCTGGTTGTGGATCCGGGCCGAGGATTTGCTACGGGGGAATGGATGCATATAGCATTGTCGGTGGCTGGCACTCGTGGAGGTACGCTTAGCAGTGCTGGCCCGATTGTCTATGTGAATGGAGAGAAAATTGCGGATGGCTCCATCAGCCAGACGTCCAGTGGAAACTATGCGAAGCTGCGCAGATGGTTCGATTCATTCACGGATCCGGCCAATTATAGTCAGAATTACATTGGGCGCTCTCAGTATGCAGCCGATGCGGATTTTGCCGGATCGCTGTCCGACTTTCGGATTTATCAGGCCGGACTAACCATGGATGAAGTCATCGAAGTCATGTGTGAATCATTGACCGATGAAGAGATTATCAAGTTGGCAGCAGATAAATATTTGTCGTTTCCGACCCAAATCGTTACCAAGAACATTTCGCTGCCTGTTGACTTGCTTGGTGGCAAAGTGAAGGTCCATTGGCAGTCCAATCGTCCTGAGGTGCTGTCGCATGATGGAGAAGTACAGTCCATGAACTCGGCACAGGAAGCAAGCCTGAATGCGATTTTGAGTAAAGGCGAGAACACGCTGAGTAAAAGTTTTGACGTATCCGTACTGCCTGAGGAACTCCCGCCCTATACCATAACGGTCCATGGGGAGCAGAAAGTCGCTGATATCAGCGAGGTCATGTACGGTCTGTTCTACGAGGACATTAACAATGCGGCAGATGGCGGGATCTATGCCGAGCTAGTTCAGAACCGTTCTTTTGAATCTTTTGCATTCGATACGTACTCGCATGCCTCCGGTGAATGTGGATGTTCGACGGGACGGAACCGGGATCCTTTGTTCGCCTGGTCTGGTGATACAGATAAGATGATTGTACAGCATGAAGGCGGATTGAATACACATTTCCAACTGGATGACCCCGATGCGAATGCATACTATGTGACGGTTCAGGATGGTGCGACGATTCGGAATCGTGGTTTCTCGGATTCCAATCAGCATTGTGCCATGTCCATTAGGACAGGGGAACAGTACGATTTCACCATCTGGGCAAAAGCGGAATCTGAAGGTATGATCATCGTTCAACTGCAGGATGTCTCGGGGGCAGCTATCAGTGATTCCGTCTCTCTTCATGTGGACGGAGGAGGCACTTGGAAAAAGTATGGTGTAGTCCACGCGGATGTGGAGGTGACCAATCAGGAAGTTGTTCTTACAGGAACAGAGACAGCACTTGGACAGCTTGTACTTACGTTTGAAGGAGAGATATCCATCGATATGGTGTCTTTGATCCCGCGGGATGTATGGGGGGCAGATCCTGGTGAGGAAGGCATCCCCGCATCAGCACATGCGAACTACAAGGGAAACCCGAACTATCGACTGAGGAAGGATCTGGTTCAGGCTCTTGTCGATATGCATCCCAAGTTTCTGCGTTTTCCGGGAGGCTGCATCTCGGAGGGGTCTTTTATCTGGGATAATGTGTATGACTGGAAGGATTCTGTTGGACTGGTTGAGCTGCGCAAAGAGAACTACAATGTCTGGGGTTACATGATGACGATGGGGCTTGGATACATGGAGTACTTCCAGCTCGCGGAAGATTTGAATGCCGCGCCGGTTCCCGTCATGGCCTGTGGAGTTCTGTGTCAGGCACGTTCGGATTACGCACATCCGGCTGGCGGCGCATTAAGAGAATATTACATCAAAAACTTCACCGACCTGATTGATTTTGCCCTCAGTACAGATGTTGAACATAACGAATGGGCGGCAATACGTAGCCAAATGGGGCATCCTGAGCCGTTTGATCTACGCTATCTTGGTGTGGGCAACGAGAACTGGGGAACCGAATTTTTCGCCAATTTCGAAGTGTTCAAATCATCCATTGATGATTATATGAAGCTGAACTATCCGGATCATGAATTGCATATTATTTCAACGGTTGGTGCACAGGCGGACGATGATGCTTACCAACAAGGGTGGAAATTCCTGAGCGGTAACCTTACGGGATCGGCCCAAGTTGCGTTTGCAGACGGACAGAAGGTCATTGAAGAAACGGTAACCTGGTATGAGAAGCAGGACGATTACATGGACACCATTGCAGACGAGCACTATTATCGGTCCAATGATTACTTGCTGAATAACGTGGATCGTTACAACTACTACCACCGGGTATATCACGAAGATGGACGTATCAACTGGAAAGAGACCTCCAAGGTGTTTGTCGGAGAGTACGCATCCACGGACAAAAATACACTGGCAGGCGCCGTTGCAGAAGCAGCGGTAATGACAGGGTTCGAAAACAATGCAGATGTCGTTCGTTTGGCTGCCTACGCGCCATTGTTCAATAAGGTGCTGACGGATGGAACCTATCGCTGGACACCGGATTGCATCTGGTTTGACGATGAGACCGTATGGTATACACCGAACTACTACGTTCAGCGCCTTTTTGCCAAATACGTTGGAGATCAAGTGATCGGCACTTCGTTTAAGACGTATAGCAAAGGTAAACAGGTGGAGCTCATCCCTCATGGAGGGATTGAGATTGCAACCGGTAATGCAGACATCGTCGTGAAACGCGTCACGGTCACATCCAATCAGGATGGCAGTGTACTGTTGAGTGAAGATTTCAGGGAGCAGACGGAGCTGAGTGAGGCGTGGGGCCTAATTCCTGGTTCAAATGGTTGTTCGCTTGAAGCCGGAAACGGCCTGATTCTGAAGGCACAAGCCAGCGGACTGAACGGGATATATCTTCTCAATGAAGAATGGACCAATTACAAGGTGCAGGTGGAAACCAAGCGCTTGTCGGGTGATGACGGTTTCTATGTCGGCGTGGGACTTACGGATATTTCGCCTGACAAGAAGGATGTCATTGAATATGCGATTGGCTACGGTGGCGATGCAACGGGAGTAAAAGTGTATAAACAAGGTATCGAAGGATATACTCTCGGTGATTACTCTTCAAGTTCAGCAGCGGGTAACCTGAGAGCTGCCAATTATGAAGCGCTGGAGAGCGGTACCGATTATACGATCACTGTCAATTATGGCGGCGATACAGGGAAGAACTTGATCTGCTCCTACACAGACGGACATACAACCAGCAAAGTGCTGGATTACAAGCTCGAGGCTTATAATCGCGAGGTGTTCCATTCGGTGACGAGAGATCAGCAGCATGTATATGTGAAACTGGTGAATGCCGATAGTGTGGACAAAGCTACCCAGGTCTGTATTAAGGATCTGAAGGTGAGTTCTGCAGCACGGTTGATTACTCTAAGTGGAGATCAGGCATGGGTTCATGTTCCGAATGTGAACCAGAAGAATGATGAGAAAGTGGTTCCGCAGGAACAGGAGATCGGACTGGACGGTGAATCCGTGGTTCTTCAGTTACCGGCTTATTCCGTCAATGTATTAATTCTGGATTTGTAA
- a CDS encoding LamG-like jellyroll fold domain-containing protein yields MKRYLVIALSTALLSAPALSPVSALADNTASTAFNSQSSTLLNKNQAPAFKNVSVHDPSVIKVDDTYYVFGSHLQVAKSKDLISWDSVASGVTDDNPVVPNVTKEFAEALQWAQTDTLWAADVIQLADGKFYMYYNACKGDSPRSALGVAVADNIEGPYKDQGLLLKSGMWDEISEDGTIYDATKHPNVVDPDVFFDKDGKLWMVYGSYSGGIFILEMDETTGKPLPNQGYGKKLTGGNHSRIEAPYMLYSPETDYYYLYLSYGGLAADGGYNIRVARSKTPDGPFYDAEGNDMIKVMADKDKPLFDDESIEPFGVKLLGNYLFERQIGDPGTGQGTGYVSPGHNSAYYDEETGKHFLIFHSRFPNRGEEHEVRVHEMHMNSEGWPVVSPYRYAGMESDAVQVTEQIAAGSYQWVNHGKDITAEIKPSQIVQFAANGQITGAVTGTWSLLEDNKVRITSNNVVYEGVFTQEWDAESQQNVLTLSALSSSGVAVWGSQMNAMKDQDVVQAVKKDLTIGNTENIFYDLSLPTIGTRDSQITWKSSLPSVLSADGAVNRPRSGKGDAKVKLTATVRKGSATASKTFSVTVPEQATGPLLGEYTFDNKKLAKVAQDYSKNGYHGQAFNVVSSEISTKNQAAAFNGKDSYIQLPGLLTDTTDFTFSAWVNWDGGGAWQRIFDFGNGLSRHMFLTPSQHNGALQFTIHDQGRDQSLIATEALPTNQWVHVAVTLQGDMGTLYVNGKSVASSSEITFNPKDLQASEAYLGKSRYAADPFYQGKMDQVSVYDKALSAKEIQRQAELQP; encoded by the coding sequence ATGAAGCGTTATTTGGTCATTGCACTTAGTACGGCACTACTCTCTGCACCAGCTCTATCGCCAGTCTCCGCTTTGGCGGACAATACAGCCTCAACTGCTTTCAATTCGCAAAGTTCCACCCTATTAAACAAAAATCAGGCACCTGCGTTTAAGAACGTTTCCGTTCATGATCCTTCTGTCATCAAGGTAGATGATACGTATTATGTCTTCGGCTCACATCTCCAGGTGGCTAAGTCCAAAGATCTGATCAGCTGGGATTCCGTTGCTTCAGGCGTTACGGATGACAATCCTGTCGTTCCTAATGTGACCAAGGAATTCGCCGAGGCTCTGCAATGGGCTCAGACGGATACACTCTGGGCAGCAGATGTCATTCAGCTGGCAGATGGCAAATTCTATATGTATTACAATGCATGCAAAGGGGATTCTCCCCGATCCGCCCTTGGAGTCGCCGTAGCAGACAACATTGAAGGACCATACAAGGATCAGGGCCTATTGCTGAAATCAGGCATGTGGGACGAAATTAGCGAAGATGGTACCATTTACGATGCGACCAAGCATCCTAACGTAGTCGATCCGGATGTGTTTTTTGATAAAGACGGCAAGCTATGGATGGTATACGGTTCTTACTCCGGGGGGATTTTCATTCTGGAGATGGACGAAACAACCGGTAAACCGCTGCCTAATCAAGGTTACGGCAAAAAGCTGACCGGTGGCAACCACAGCCGGATTGAGGCCCCTTATATGCTCTACAGTCCCGAGACCGACTATTATTATCTGTACTTGTCTTATGGCGGACTCGCTGCTGACGGTGGATATAATATTCGCGTTGCCCGCTCCAAAACACCGGATGGTCCCTTCTACGATGCTGAAGGCAACGATATGATCAAGGTCATGGCAGACAAGGATAAGCCTTTGTTTGATGATGAATCCATTGAGCCATTTGGCGTAAAACTGCTCGGGAACTACCTGTTCGAAAGACAGATCGGCGACCCCGGCACCGGCCAGGGGACAGGGTATGTATCTCCAGGACACAACTCCGCTTATTATGATGAAGAGACCGGCAAGCACTTCCTCATCTTCCACTCCCGCTTTCCGAATCGCGGAGAAGAGCATGAGGTACGGGTTCATGAGATGCATATGAATTCCGAAGGATGGCCAGTCGTATCTCCCTACCGTTATGCAGGCATGGAGAGCGATGCTGTTCAGGTGACCGAACAAATTGCAGCCGGTTCATACCAGTGGGTTAATCATGGGAAGGATATCACAGCCGAGATCAAGCCATCCCAGATCGTTCAGTTTGCGGCAAATGGCCAGATTACTGGTGCTGTAACAGGGACATGGAGCCTCCTGGAGGACAACAAGGTACGAATAACGTCCAACAATGTGGTATACGAAGGTGTCTTCACCCAGGAATGGGATGCGGAATCCCAGCAGAACGTGCTGACCCTCAGCGCCCTCTCTTCATCCGGTGTAGCCGTCTGGGGAAGTCAGATGAACGCCATGAAAGATCAGGATGTGGTGCAGGCAGTGAAAAAGGATCTGACCATTGGAAATACGGAGAATATCTTCTATGACCTCTCCCTTCCCACCATAGGTACACGTGATAGTCAGATCACATGGAAATCTTCTCTCCCCTCTGTCCTATCGGCTGACGGAGCAGTAAACCGGCCACGCAGCGGCAAAGGGGATGCCAAAGTAAAATTGACCGCAACCGTTCGAAAAGGGTCGGCCACAGCCAGCAAAACGTTCAGCGTGACCGTGCCTGAACAGGCAACTGGCCCACTTCTGGGTGAGTATACTTTTGACAACAAAAAGCTCGCTAAAGTTGCTCAGGATTATAGTAAGAACGGTTATCATGGTCAGGCCTTTAACGTAGTAAGCTCAGAAATTAGTACCAAGAATCAGGCTGCTGCTTTTAACGGGAAAGACAGCTACATTCAGCTGCCCGGACTCCTCACAGACACAACAGACTTCACCTTCAGTGCCTGGGTAAACTGGGACGGGGGCGGGGCTTGGCAGCGTATATTCGACTTCGGCAATGGCTTGTCCAGACATATGTTCCTTACGCCATCCCAGCATAATGGTGCGCTCCAATTCACCATTCATGATCAGGGTCGTGATCAGAGTCTAATTGCGACTGAAGCGCTGCCCACCAACCAATGGGTTCATGTGGCTGTCACATTGCAGGGAGACATGGGCACCTTATATGTAAACGGCAAATCAGTAGCGAGCAGCTCTGAGATCACGTTTAATCCGAAGGATCTTCAAGCTTCGGAAGCCTATCTGGGCAAAAGTAGATATGCTGCCGATCCGTTCTATCAAGGCAAAATGGATCAGGTTAGCGTGTATGACAAGGCTCTAAGCGCCAAAGAGATCCAGCGTCAAGCAGAACTCCAACCTTGA
- a CDS encoding YolD-like family protein, whose translation MSKKLEANGLWESSRMMLPQHKERIIQHRTQIHYQAKPLIHEDEWEMIAQNVDMSLNYTLQATIEVFNESGNRYIHGIVTSVSTFGKKIKIEMDHGFEWVDFDQLVAVKLDEGGAYGETDF comes from the coding sequence ATGAGCAAAAAACTTGAAGCCAATGGATTATGGGAATCGAGTCGCATGATGCTTCCACAACATAAAGAACGAATTATACAGCATCGTACTCAAATTCATTATCAAGCGAAACCGCTGATCCATGAAGATGAGTGGGAGATGATTGCTCAAAATGTAGATATGTCGCTCAACTATACGTTGCAAGCCACGATTGAAGTGTTTAATGAGTCGGGCAATCGGTATATACATGGGATCGTTACTTCAGTCAGTACCTTTGGAAAGAAAATCAAAATTGAAATGGATCATGGATTTGAATGGGTCGATTTTGATCAATTGGTCGCTGTGAAACTTGATGAAGGAGGGGCGTACGGTGAGACAGACTTCTGA
- a CDS encoding DNA polymerase IV has product MLIDMQSFYASVEKAKMPQYKNRPLAVAGDPKRRSGIILAACPLAKAKGVSTAEPLWQSLQKCPELIIVKPHMQEYIEVSTQIMSIVEEFTDLVEPYSIDELFADFTGSMHLFGNDPVDLAKQIQDKIYNETGVYARAGIGENKIISKLCCDMIAKKAEGGIFHLKKEELHLHIGDKPIRDMWGIGSRMEKHLWKMGIRTIRDLANTPLSKLRSKWGVNGEVIWRVANGLDNSPVTVNTHSTQKDIGNGMTLPRDYTEAWEIEVVILDICTEVCRRARKKGLMGSVVSVSVSGADFDHPTGFHRQVKLTDPTNITVDVCKIAKRIFHQHWDGQPVRRVGVSLSQLSNADTYQLSFFDDQEQKRAIDQVMDDIKDRFGDIAILRASSITAAGQAIDRASKIGGHYK; this is encoded by the coding sequence ATGCTCATTGATATGCAGAGCTTTTATGCTTCAGTCGAAAAGGCAAAAATGCCTCAATACAAAAATAGACCGTTAGCCGTCGCAGGAGATCCGAAAAGACGTTCTGGAATTATCCTTGCCGCTTGTCCGTTGGCCAAAGCTAAAGGCGTATCTACCGCGGAACCACTCTGGCAGTCCCTTCAAAAGTGCCCTGAACTGATCATTGTTAAACCTCACATGCAAGAATACATCGAAGTATCCACGCAAATCATGTCCATTGTTGAGGAGTTTACCGATCTCGTCGAACCGTATAGTATAGACGAATTATTCGCTGATTTTACGGGGTCTATGCATCTATTCGGTAATGATCCAGTCGATTTAGCGAAGCAAATTCAAGACAAGATCTATAATGAAACAGGCGTTTACGCGAGAGCTGGCATTGGTGAAAACAAAATCATCAGTAAATTGTGCTGCGATATGATTGCTAAAAAAGCTGAGGGCGGCATTTTCCACTTAAAGAAAGAGGAGTTACACCTCCACATTGGAGATAAGCCCATTCGAGATATGTGGGGCATTGGCTCAAGAATGGAGAAACATCTGTGGAAGATGGGCATCCGTACGATTAGAGACCTGGCGAATACGCCTCTTTCTAAATTAAGAAGTAAGTGGGGCGTTAATGGAGAAGTCATCTGGCGAGTCGCAAATGGACTCGACAATTCGCCGGTAACCGTCAATACGCATAGTACACAAAAGGATATCGGAAACGGAATGACCCTGCCTAGAGACTACACAGAGGCATGGGAGATCGAAGTGGTGATCCTCGATATCTGTACAGAAGTGTGCAGAAGAGCCCGTAAAAAGGGACTGATGGGTAGTGTCGTTTCCGTGAGTGTGTCTGGAGCGGATTTCGACCATCCAACTGGTTTTCACAGGCAGGTTAAACTGACTGATCCTACAAACATAACCGTTGATGTATGCAAGATAGCCAAACGCATATTCCATCAACACTGGGATGGGCAACCTGTGCGCCGTGTAGGCGTATCCCTTTCTCAATTATCCAACGCGGATACATATCAACTATCTTTCTTTGATGATCAGGAGCAGAAGAGGGCCATTGATCAGGTGATGGACGACATCAAGGATCGATTTGGCGACATTGCCATTCTACGAGCGAGCTCCATTACGGCTGCCGGTCAAGCGATCGATAGAGCATCTAAAATTGGAGGGCATTACAAATGA
- a CDS encoding MBL fold metallo-hydrolase — MTKYENQIPTSMNMSLRAMLSMLRDSLKGGQERRPWSHIPMVKSEFDEKLNAAHHPQVTWFGHSAFLLEVEGTRLLFDPMLGNRPSPVSWVGTKRYNVNLPVQPEDLPLLDAIILSHDHYDHLDYSSIRRLMNKTDRFIVPIGVRRRLIQMGVPSHKITEHGWWDELQFKGLTLACTPARHFSGRGLFDRNSTLWCSWVISGDETKVFFSGDSGYGPHFKEIGDKYGPFDLTMMECGQYDERWANIHMMPEETVQAHLDVKGKLLIPIHWGAFTLAYHAWTDPVERITQAASSANVDIATPKIGEKVQIHTGVYPTEPWWRSSIR, encoded by the coding sequence ATGACCAAATACGAAAACCAGATTCCAACATCGATGAATATGAGTTTAAGGGCAATGCTGAGCATGCTTCGGGATTCCCTTAAGGGTGGTCAGGAACGAAGACCTTGGAGTCATATTCCGATGGTGAAGAGCGAGTTTGACGAAAAGCTAAACGCTGCTCATCATCCACAAGTGACATGGTTCGGACATTCGGCTTTTCTGCTTGAAGTGGAAGGAACAAGATTGCTTTTTGATCCCATGCTGGGTAACCGTCCATCGCCTGTATCATGGGTGGGTACGAAGCGCTACAACGTGAATTTACCAGTTCAGCCGGAAGATCTCCCGCTCCTGGACGCCATCATCTTGTCTCATGATCATTATGATCATCTGGATTACTCCTCCATCCGAAGGTTAATGAATAAAACTGATCGGTTTATCGTACCGATTGGCGTACGCCGGCGTTTGATTCAAATGGGTGTACCTTCGCATAAAATTACTGAGCATGGCTGGTGGGATGAGCTTCAATTCAAGGGCCTGACACTAGCCTGCACGCCTGCAAGGCATTTTTCCGGGAGAGGACTATTCGATCGTAACTCCACGTTATGGTGCTCATGGGTGATCTCCGGAGATGAGACTAAGGTGTTTTTTAGTGGAGACAGTGGGTATGGACCGCACTTCAAGGAGATCGGAGACAAGTATGGGCCATTTGACTTGACGATGATGGAATGCGGACAATATGACGAACGGTGGGCCAACATTCATATGATGCCGGAAGAAACCGTACAAGCCCATCTTGATGTAAAAGGAAAACTGCTCATCCCCATTCATTGGGGAGCATTTACCCTTGCCTACCATGCTTGGACGGATCCGGTTGAACGGATTACCCAGGCAGCAAGCAGCGCAAATGTCGATATCGCGACTCCGAAAATTGGAGAAAAGGTGCAGATCCATACCGGGGTTTATCCAACTGAACCATGGTGGAGATCAAGCATAAGATAA